In Micromonospora cremea, the genomic window CTTGCGGTCGTCGATGAAGTCCCGACCGGTCGGCAGCGCCGCAAGGGCGGTGACCAGTTGGTCGACCCGGGCGTCGAGCTGGTCGTCGGCGGCGTCGCGCAGCTCTTCCCCGTCGACCCGGCGGCGCAGCTCGGCGACCGCCCGATCGGTACGCTGCCGCTGCTCGACCAGGGCTGGCAGCTCGGTGGCGCCGGCGAGCTGCACCACCGAGAGCCGGCGTTCGCGTTGCAGCTCGGTGACCACGGCCTCGCCGGGGCGGCCCAGGTCGTACAGCAGGGTGCGGGCGGAGAGCAGGTTCAGGGCCGGACCGAAGGTCAGCGTGGTGGCGAAGATCCACAACGCCAGTAGCGCGGTCACCGGCGCGACGACCAACGCGGTCAGCTTCGAGCGGATCGGCCAGTCGCGGGTTCTCATTAGACCTCGCCCGTGCAGGGGTGGCAGGAGGGGCGCCGGCACCGCCGGGCAGCGCTCCGGCCGGCTGCGCCCGACCAGGAGGCCGGGCACCGGCGCGGGCGCCTTGGGCAGAATACGTAATCGTGCGGCGTTGCACTACCGCCTGTTGCGCCAACATGGACGCTCCGAAATGCGCTCGGCCCGGCACGGCGAGCGCCCCGCCGGTGGACCGGCGGGGCGCTCGTGGTCGTGCGGTACGGGTCAGGCGTTGACGGCGATGTCGATCCCCTCGGCGACCCGCCGGCCGTAGGTCTCGTCGCACTGGCTGAAGTGCCAGACCATCTTCTCCTGGATGTGCTTGTCGCACTGGGCCAGGAGCGTGGTCAGGTTGAGGATCAGGTCGTCGCGCTCCCAGTCCGCCATCTCACGGAAGCGCCGGCCGGCCTGGGAGTAGTTGTTCTGCCGCTCGATCGGGGCCTTCATGATCTGCCCGGAGACGAACGGACGGTACTCCCGGTAGGACTCGTCGGCCTCCTGGAGACCGGCGACCGAGGAGGGCTCGAAGTTGATGTGCGGGTTGCCGCCCCGGTTGTCCACCCCGTACGACATCTGGCCGCCACCCTGGTTGGTGCTGACCTGGACGTCCTCCCGAGGACGGTTGACCGGCAGCTGGAGGTAGTTCGGGCCGACCCGGTAGCGCTGGGTGTCCGAGTAGGAGAAGGTGCGCCCGACCAGCATCTTGTCGTCGGAGAAGTCGATGCCGTCGACCAGCACACCGGTGCCGAAGGCGATCTGCTCGTTCTCGTTGTGGTGGTCGGTGATGTTGCGGTTGAGCGTCATCATGCCCACCGGCAGGTAGGGGAACTGCTCCTCCGGCCAGATCTTGGTGTCGTCGAGCGGGTCGAAGTCCAGCTCCGGGTGCTCGTGATCGCTCATGATCTGCACGTTGAGCTCCCACTGCGGGTACTCGCCGCGCTCGATCGCCTCGTAGAGGTCCTTGGAGGCGTGGCCCAGCTCGGTGGCCTGGATCGCGTCCGCCTCGGCCTGGGTCAGGTTGTGCTCGCCCTGCTGGGTCAGCCAGTGGAACTTGACCAGCACACCCTCGCCCTGAGCGTTGACGAGACGGTAGGTGTTGACTCCGGAGCCCCGCATGGTGCGGTAGTTCTTCGGGATGCCGTACGGGGAGAAGAGCCAGGTCAGCATGTGCATCGACTCCGGCGTGTTCGACATGAAGTCGAAGATCCGGTTGGGCTCCTGGCGGAAGGTCACCGGGTCCGGCTTCAGCGCGTGGATCACGTCGGGGAACTTGATCGCGTCGCGGATGAAGAAGACTTGGAGGTTGTTGCCCACCACGTCCCAGTTGCCGTCCTCGGTGCGGAACTTGACCGCGAAGCCGCGCGGGTCGCGGGCGGCCTCGGAGGAGTCCCGGCCGCCGATGACGGTGGAGAACCGGATGGTGACCGGGGTCTTCTTGCCCTTGGTCTGGAACAGCTTGGCGCGGGTGTACTTCGCCGCCGGTTCGCCACCGATCGTCCCGTACGCCTCGAACTCGCCGTGTGCGACGAAACCACGCGCGTGCACGACCCGCTCCGGGATCCGCTCCCGGTCGAAGTGGCTGATCTTCTCCAGGAAGTGGTAGTTCTCCAGCGTGGCGGGGCCGCGCGAACCGACCGTCCGCTGCTGCTGGTTGTTGTGCACGGGGTGGCCCTGTCGGGTGGTCAGGATCGGCTTGCTGGCCTGTGGGTCGCTCATCGCTCTCCTCCGGATAGGTGGTGCGGTGTGCCTGATCGGTCCTGGGACTGGCAGTCGGGGCAGCGGCCCCAGTGGGTGACCTGGGTGTGATCGACGGCGATCGCGGTGACTTCCGGATCCAGGCAGGGGCCGGGGGCGTCGCTCGGGTCGATCGCGTCGGCGTCGAGGTGTGGCCGGTCACGCACCGTCGCGAGCACCGCGAGGCGAGGCTGAGTGACCCGCAGCCCGGCCGCCCGCAGGCGTTCGGAGTTGACCGGCATCACCCCAGCCAAGCGCGTTTTCTGGAATGAGTCAAGTTTTGCCCGGACCCCGTGCTGTAGCCCTCGTCATCGCACGAACGGAAACACGTTCCGCGACAACCGACACGACACCGGACATGGACCGTTGAGGAAAGTGCCCCGGATCGGGATTGGCGATCAGTGCGCCGAGGGAATACGAGGTGACGAAGGAGGAGCCATGTCGCCCACGCAGATAATCGTCATCGTGCTCGTCGTGCTGGTGGTGGTCGCGGCACTGGCCGTGGCCGTCCGGACGCTCGGCCGGCGCCGCGCACTTCGCAGCCGCTTCGGGCCGGAGTACGACCGGGTGGTGGCGGAGCAGGACAGCCGATCCGCCGCGGAGCGCGAGCTGCGCGACCGGGAACGCCGGCACGCCGAGCTCACGCTCACCCCGCTCAGCCCGGAGTCCCGGGCGCGCTACGCCGCCGCCTGGGAGGAGCTCCAGGTCCGCTTCGTCGACTCGCCGGGCGAGACCGTGGGCGACGCGGACGAGCTGGTCACCCGGCTCATCGAGGAACAGGGCTATCCGACCGGGGACTTCTCCGACCAGATCGCCCATCTCTCCGTCGACCACGCCCGCACGCTGACCAACTACCGGGACGCGCACGAAATCCACCTGCGCAACTCCCGGGGCGAAGCCAGCACCGAGGAGCTGCGCCAGGCGGTCGTGCACTACCGGGCACTCTTCGCCGACCTGCTCGGTGAGGAGCCGGTCGGCCACCGCCCGCCCGAACAGCGCCACCCGGACACCCCGCACGACGCCACGAGCCGCTGAGGAGGCCACCGATGCGCCAGGAAGAGCCGCAAGTGGACAACGACCATCCGGAGGCCGTCCGGTCCGCGCCGGTGCCGGTGCCGCCGGCCGGCGACCGGGCCGGTCGCGCGGACGTGCCCGAGGACGCCCTGGACGACCGGGGCACCTTCGACGACCCGTCGCCCGCCGAGGAGCGGACCGACGAGGGCGGGTTCCATGAGCCCGGACCGCTGCCGACCGTCTTCGGCGCCACCACGGTGGCCGATGCGGTGGCGGCGTCCGCTCTGGCCAGCCCACGCCGACAGGATCAGCCGGACCCCCGGGCCGAGCGGACCGCCGAGCCCGGCGACGGCGCCGAGGACGGCGAGCGTGAAGGCCTGCGCGCCGACCCCACCGCCGAGCTGCACCGCCGGGACACCGATCCGGAGACCGACGACGCCCGCGCCGGCGCGTCCACGCGGACCGTCGCTCCGCCGGGAAGCCCGAACGGTGGACCTGAGCGGCGCAGTGATCTGACCTCGGCCGGCGGCGACCCGGGCGCGGCCGCCTACGGCAGCGCCACGCCGGGGATGGTCGATCCGGACGCGGTCTCGCCGGATGCCGACCCGGTGCTGGCCCCCAGTGGCGCCGGCACCTCGTTGGAGTCGGCCGGCACGTCGCGACCCGCCGGCTCGACCGTGGCGGCCGAGCCGGCCACGCTTCTCGACGCGGACACCGCACAGCGTTTCCGGGACCGCTGGCGGGACGTGCAGCTGCGCTTCGTGGACGATCCGCACGCCGCGGCCGGCGAGGCGCAGTCGCTGGTGGAGGAGGCCATCCAGGCGCTCGCGTCGGCGCTGGCCGCGCAGAAGAACGCGCTGGGCGGGTGGCAGGACGCCGGCTCGGCGGACACCGAGGAACTGCGGATGGCGGTACGCCGTTACCGGGACTTCCTGGACCGCGTGCTGGGTCGCTGAGCGACAAACCACGTGCGGGGGCGCCCTGGCCAGCCGGCCGGGGCGCCCCCGCACGCCCGGCGAGCCACCCCCGCCCGTTCGACCGCTGATCGGCCCGGTCAAGACCGCCCCAGCAGGCCCGAACAGGGCCGACTCGACATCCAGGCGTGAAATCACCCGTTCGGGGTAATAGGGCGCGCGATCGAACGGGCGGCGGACGAGGGGTGACGGCGATGGACGGCGGCGGCGGTCTTCGGCTCGACATGAACGGCCTGGACTACCTCATCCTGGCCCTCTACTTCATCACCGTCCTCGGGGTCGGCTTCGCCGCCCGTCGGGCGATCCGCACCAGCGTCGACTTCTTCCTCTCCGGCCGGTCCCTGCCGGCCTGGGTGACCGGTCTCGCCTTCGTCTCGGCGAACCTGGGCGCGCTGGAGATCATCGGGATGGCCGCGAACGGCGCCCAGTACGGCGTGATGACGGTCCACTACTACTGGATCGGCGCGGTGCCGGCGATGGTCTTCCTGGGCATCGTGATGATGCCCTTCTACTACGGATCCAAGGTCCGCAGCGTGCCGGAGTACCTGCGGCTGCGGTTCAACCGCCCCACCCACCTGCTGAACGCGCTCAGCTTCGCCGTCGCCCAGGTGCTGATCGCCGGGGTGAACCTGTACGCGCTGGCCCTGGTGATGCAGGCCCTGCTCGGTTGGCCGCTCTGGACCGCCATCGTGGTCGGCGCGGCGATCGTGCTGGCGTACATCACCATCGGCGGTCTGTCCGGGGCGATCTACAACGAGGTGCTCCAGTTCTTCGTCATCCTGGCCGGCCTCATCCCGGTCACCGTGATCGGCCTGGTGAAGGTGGGCGGGGTGTCCGGGTTGATGGACGCGGTCCGCGACTCCAAGCTCGGGGAGGCGGGCCTGCACGCCTGGCAGGACACCGGCACCACCGCCAACCCCCTCGGCGCGCACTGGATCGGCATCGTCTTCGGCCTCGGCTTCGTGCTCTCGTTCGGCTACTGGACGACCAACTTCGCCGAGGTGCAGCGGGCGTTGTCGGCGAAGAACATGAGCGCGGCCCGGCGTACGCCGATCATCGCCGCGTACCCGAAGCTGCTCATCCCCCTGGTCACGGTCATACCCGGCCTGGTGGCCCTGGTGACGGTGAAGGGCCTCGGCGCGGAGAGCGGCGACCTGCAGTACAACAACGCGATCCCGCTGCTGATGCGCGACCTGCTCCCCAACGGCGTGCTCGGCGTCGCGGTCACCGGCCTGCTCGCCTCGTTCATGGCCGGCATGGCGGCCAACGTGAGCGGCTTCAACACCGTCTTCACCTACGACATCTGGCAGGCATACATCCGCCGCGACCGGTCGGACGAGTACTACCTGCGCATCGGTCGGTGGGCGACGGTCGCGGCCGTGGTGATCGGGATCGGCACCGCGTTCATCGCGGCCGGGTTCAGCAACATCATGAACTACATCCAGGCGCTCTTCTCCGTCTTCAACGCGCCACTGTTCGCCACGTTCATCATCGGCATGTTCTGGAAGCGGATGAGCGCGCTGGCCGGCTTCTGGTCGCTGCTGCTGGGCACCCTGGTGTCGCTGAGCCTCTACCTGCTCTACAAGGGCGGCGTGGTCGACTTCAACTCCGACCTGGAGGAGAGCTTCTGGGGTGCCGGCCTCGCGTTCGCCACGGCGGTGGTGGTCGCCGCGATCATCACCCCGCTCACCGCACCGAAACGCGACGAGGAGCTGCGCGGGCTGGTCTACGGCATGGGCGGTGTCGACCTGAAGGGCGACGTGCTCGCGGGTGACGCCGCCTGGTACCGCTCCCCCGTGCTGCTCGGCGTGATCGCGGTCGCGCTGGCCGCCCTCTTCTACATCCCGGTCTTCTAGGAAAGGGGTCGGCAGATGGACAACCAGGGCCAGCCGGCACAGGACCCGCTGATCGACGAGGCGCAGGCGGAGCAGCGCCGCTCCGCCGCGGCGCGGCTGTTCGACATCCGCCGGGTGATCGGCGGGCTCTTCGTGGCCTACGGCGTCATCGTGACGCTGATCGGCATCTTCGACAGCCGAGCCGAGATCGACAAGGCCGAGGGCGTCCGGATCAATCTGTGGGCCGGCCTGGTGATGCTCGCCTTCGGCCTGCTCATGCTGCTCTGGCAGTGGCTGCGCCCGGCCGAGCCACCCGCCGCGAACGAGAAGGATCCCGGTAGCTGACCGGGCGCGGCGCATGGGCGCGGCCCGAGAGGGTACGCGAGGGGGATCAGGCACCGTGTCGGACACAGGAGGCAGCACCATGACCGATCGCGACCGCCGGTCCCCGCTGGAGGAGAGCCCGGAGATGGCCGCGGCGGCGGACGATGACAGCACCGTCCCGCAGCTGCGGACGGGGGGCGGCCCGGACCGGGACACCCCGGCCTTCGCCGAGCCGCGCAACCGGCCGGACGACCTCGCGCCGGACACCGACGACCTGCTCGGCGACCCGTACGCTGCCGGCACCGGGGCGACCGGAACGGGCACCGGCGCCGGTGGGGACAACATCCGTACCGGCGCGGAACAGCCCTGGGAGCCGGAGGACCTGGTGATGGCCCGCGGGCAGGACCTCACCCCGGAGAACCTGGACAAGGCCCGCCGCGACCTGGCCGAGCAGGGCCGGGCGGCGATCGAGCGCACCGTGCCCTGAGCAGGGCGTAGGGGTGGGTCCCCGGCCCGACAGTGACGGTCGGACCGGGGACCCGGGGGAACCTGCCGCCGGCAGTGCCTCACCTACTGCCGGCGGCGGGTGGATGCGGGAGCGATCCGGTCAGAGCGCCGGGTACGCGTTGCGCATCAGCTCCTGGAACTGGGCGGAGAACCACGCGCCGGAGATCGGTGCGTTCGGCAGGGCGCCCGTCGCGCTGTTGCCGTTGCGGGGGTTGCCGGTGTACGTCGGGTCGCACAT contains:
- a CDS encoding catalase gives rise to the protein MSDPQASKPILTTRQGHPVHNNQQQRTVGSRGPATLENYHFLEKISHFDRERIPERVVHARGFVAHGEFEAYGTIGGEPAAKYTRAKLFQTKGKKTPVTIRFSTVIGGRDSSEAARDPRGFAVKFRTEDGNWDVVGNNLQVFFIRDAIKFPDVIHALKPDPVTFRQEPNRIFDFMSNTPESMHMLTWLFSPYGIPKNYRTMRGSGVNTYRLVNAQGEGVLVKFHWLTQQGEHNLTQAEADAIQATELGHASKDLYEAIERGEYPQWELNVQIMSDHEHPELDFDPLDDTKIWPEEQFPYLPVGMMTLNRNITDHHNENEQIAFGTGVLVDGIDFSDDKMLVGRTFSYSDTQRYRVGPNYLQLPVNRPREDVQVSTNQGGGQMSYGVDNRGGNPHINFEPSSVAGLQEADESYREYRPFVSGQIMKAPIERQNNYSQAGRRFREMADWERDDLILNLTTLLAQCDKHIQEKMVWHFSQCDETYGRRVAEGIDIAVNA
- a CDS encoding sodium:solute symporter family protein — translated: MDGGGGLRLDMNGLDYLILALYFITVLGVGFAARRAIRTSVDFFLSGRSLPAWVTGLAFVSANLGALEIIGMAANGAQYGVMTVHYYWIGAVPAMVFLGIVMMPFYYGSKVRSVPEYLRLRFNRPTHLLNALSFAVAQVLIAGVNLYALALVMQALLGWPLWTAIVVGAAIVLAYITIGGLSGAIYNEVLQFFVILAGLIPVTVIGLVKVGGVSGLMDAVRDSKLGEAGLHAWQDTGTTANPLGAHWIGIVFGLGFVLSFGYWTTNFAEVQRALSAKNMSAARRTPIIAAYPKLLIPLVTVIPGLVALVTVKGLGAESGDLQYNNAIPLLMRDLLPNGVLGVAVTGLLASFMAGMAANVSGFNTVFTYDIWQAYIRRDRSDEYYLRIGRWATVAAVVIGIGTAFIAAGFSNIMNYIQALFSVFNAPLFATFIIGMFWKRMSALAGFWSLLLGTLVSLSLYLLYKGGVVDFNSDLEESFWGAGLAFATAVVVAAIITPLTAPKRDEELRGLVYGMGGVDLKGDVLAGDAAWYRSPVLLGVIAVALAALFYIPVF